ACGCGTCGTCGTGCTGGGCGCAGGCTACGGCGGACTCATGGGCGCGGAGCGCTGAGATGAGCCAGGCGCCGGTCGATCACCTGGCCGTCTTTCAAGAGCACCGTCCGCTGTTGTTCTCCCTAGCGTACCGCCTGCTGGGCCGCGCCACGGAGGCCGAAGACGTCCTGCAGGACGCGTATCTCCGGTTCCTGGGCGCGTCGCTCGCCGACATCGAGTCGCCGAAGGCCTACCTCTCCACCATCGTGACGCGATTGTGCCTCAACCAGCTGACCTCGGCCCGAGCGCAGCGGGAGACGTACGTCGGGCCATGGCTGCCCGAGCCGGTCCTCGACACCGACCATCCCGAATTGAACAGCCCGGAGGCACGGGCCATCGAATACGAGACGATCTCGCTGGCCTTTATGGTGCTCCTGGAACGGCTGACGCCCGCCGAACGCGCGGTCTTTCTCCTGCGGGAAGTGTTCGACTATGAGTACGGCGAGATCGCCGGGATCCTGGACCGATCGGAAGCCGCATGCCGGCAGCTGTTCAGCCGGGCCAAGGACCGCATCGCGGCCGAGCGCCCCCGCTTCGAGGCCAGCCCGGAAGAGCACCACCGCCTGCTGGAACAATTCACCCGCGCGGTGACGGGCGGTGATCTCGACGGCCTGATGACGCTGCTGGCGGACGACGTGACCGCCTGGGCCGATGGCGGGGGCAAGGTCCGCGGGGCCGCCCTTAGGCCGATCCACGGCCGCGCGAACGTGGCCCGCTTCCTCATCGGCGTCACGGCGCGATTCGCGCCGGCG
The sequence above is a segment of the bacterium genome. Coding sequences within it:
- a CDS encoding RNA polymerase sigma-70 factor, which gives rise to MSQAPVDHLAVFQEHRPLLFSLAYRLLGRATEAEDVLQDAYLRFLGASLADIESPKAYLSTIVTRLCLNQLTSARAQRETYVGPWLPEPVLDTDHPELNSPEARAIEYETISLAFMVLLERLTPAERAVFLLREVFDYEYGEIAGILDRSEAACRQLFSRAKDRIAAERPRFEASPEEHHRLLEQFTRAVTGGDLDGLMTLLADDVTAWADGGGKVRGAALRPIHGRANVARFLIGVTARFAPADARLAVANVNGKPTLLIRRSDGTAAVVVSIDVDRARIRNIWAIGNPDKLGGV